In the Chryseobacterium sp. MYb264 genome, one interval contains:
- a CDS encoding class I SAM-dependent methyltransferase, whose amino-acid sequence MKITKLVILFNYQKILLGIVVSAVLLIASFWINISLIQLSFRILSALIVLNIIASLVASYTLYDKSDLYELKNLNGIIDWQKTENAILVHASFDPLSKRLEEKYPNLNLTVCDIFGNRHEQEKGIETSKKIFPPHSKEIKISPNRLPFEDKSQDVILAVTSLHEILDHEQRVLFFKEAKRILKDDGVIIVSEQFRDFTNFVFFNIGAFHFLSEKNWKKAISGADLKIVKNQKLTPFANMLIVKKLSKI is encoded by the coding sequence GTGAAAATTACTAAACTCGTCATTCTTTTTAATTATCAGAAAATCCTTTTAGGAATAGTTGTTTCAGCTGTTTTATTGATCGCTTCCTTTTGGATTAATATAAGTTTGATTCAGCTATCATTTAGAATTCTAAGTGCTCTAATTGTCTTAAATATCATCGCTTCACTCGTTGCATCTTATACTTTATACGACAAATCCGATCTGTATGAACTGAAAAATTTAAATGGAATAATAGATTGGCAAAAAACTGAAAATGCTATTCTTGTTCACGCAAGTTTTGATCCTTTGTCTAAAAGGTTAGAGGAAAAATATCCCAATTTAAACTTGACGGTTTGTGATATCTTTGGAAACCGTCACGAGCAGGAAAAAGGAATTGAAACGTCAAAGAAAATATTTCCGCCGCATTCTAAAGAAATAAAGATTTCGCCCAATCGATTACCTTTTGAAGATAAATCTCAGGATGTAATTTTGGCAGTAACTTCTTTACATGAAATTTTGGATCATGAGCAAAGAGTTTTATTTTTCAAAGAAGCAAAGAGAATTTTAAAAGATGACGGGGTTATCATTGTTTCAGAGCAATTCAGAGATTTTACCAACTTTGTTTTCTTTAATATTGGAGCATTTCATTTTTTGAGTGAAAAGAATTGGAAGAAAGCTATTTCTGGCGCAGATTTAAAGATCGTAAAGAATCAAAAATTAACACCTTTTGCAAATATGTTGATTGTGAAAAAATTAAGTAAGATTTAA
- a CDS encoding alpha-ketoacid dehydrogenase subunit alpha/beta, whose amino-acid sequence MQTTYIETQQISFQDFKNQILEDYKLGRISREMSYLGRREVLTGKAKFGIFGDGKELPQLAMAKVFKNGDFRSGYYRDQTFSLAVDALSVESFFAQLYADTNVEREPASAGRQMNGHFATRSLNEDGSWKDLMSQKNISSDISPTAGQMPRLLGLAQASKVYKSVQFEGSEKFSNNGNEIAFGTIGDASTAEGHFWETLNAACALQVPMVVSIWDDGYGISVPTKNQRAKADIAEMLSGFQRKEGENQGCEIIQVKAWDYAALLDAYARAEQFARVESVPVVVHVIEVTQPQGHSTSGSHERYKNEERLAWEAQFDGLVKFREWILNYSIEIDGKEEVIATVEELDSIDDEAKKTVKAGQKNAWDHYQRTITDLINSVLPLVENIKGQNAEIENYINHFNKLVSKAKKDVFHLTRKALLATRGTNSAERNQLMQKYNEIFEVEKDNYSSHLYSQSQWKAENVKEVKPVFSENSEEVDGRVVVRNNFDKIFEKYPETLVFGEDAGNIGDVNQGLEGMQEKYGEVRVADTGIREATILGQGIGMAMRGLRPIAEIQYLDYILYCLQGMSDDLATVHYRTKGGQKAPVIIRTRGHRLEGIWHSGSPMAGILNLSKGILVLVPRNLTIAAGFYNTMLQADEPAVIVECLNGYRLKEKQPDNLGEFTIPVGKIDVTKEGKDVTLVTYGSTWRIVMEAANELEKLGISAEVIDVQSLIPFDLTHEIAESVKKTNRLVVIDEDVEGGTSAFILQQILEKQKAFRFLDSDPLTIAANDHRPAYASDGDYFSKPSSDDMVERIYALFNETNPQKYPAIF is encoded by the coding sequence ATGCAAACAACCTATATTGAAACACAGCAAATTTCCTTTCAAGATTTTAAAAATCAAATACTTGAAGATTATAAATTAGGAAGAATTTCTCGTGAAATGTCTTATTTGGGCAGAAGAGAAGTTTTAACAGGAAAAGCTAAGTTTGGTATTTTTGGGGATGGCAAAGAGCTTCCTCAGTTGGCGATGGCGAAAGTTTTCAAAAATGGAGACTTCCGTTCGGGATATTACAGAGATCAGACTTTTTCATTGGCTGTAGATGCATTGTCAGTAGAAAGTTTCTTTGCACAGTTGTACGCAGATACAAACGTTGAAAGAGAGCCTGCATCGGCTGGAAGACAGATGAATGGGCACTTTGCAACAAGAAGTTTGAACGAAGACGGAAGCTGGAAAGACCTGATGTCTCAGAAAAATATTTCTTCTGATATTTCTCCTACAGCAGGGCAAATGCCAAGATTGTTAGGATTAGCTCAGGCTTCTAAAGTTTATAAATCAGTTCAATTTGAAGGTTCTGAAAAGTTCTCAAACAACGGTAACGAGATTGCTTTTGGAACTATTGGTGACGCTTCTACAGCAGAAGGTCATTTCTGGGAAACGTTGAATGCAGCTTGTGCACTTCAGGTTCCGATGGTTGTTTCAATTTGGGACGATGGTTACGGAATTTCAGTTCCTACAAAAAATCAGAGAGCAAAAGCGGATATCGCTGAAATGTTGAGCGGTTTCCAAAGAAAAGAAGGTGAAAACCAAGGTTGTGAAATCATTCAGGTGAAAGCTTGGGACTATGCGGCTTTATTGGATGCTTATGCAAGAGCAGAGCAGTTTGCAAGAGTTGAAAGTGTGCCGGTTGTGGTTCATGTGATTGAAGTTACGCAGCCTCAGGGTCACTCGACTTCGGGTTCTCATGAAAGATATAAAAATGAAGAGCGTTTGGCTTGGGAAGCTCAATTCGACGGATTGGTGAAATTCAGAGAATGGATTTTAAATTATTCAATCGAAATTGACGGAAAAGAAGAGGTTATTGCTACTGTTGAAGAGCTGGATTCTATTGATGATGAAGCAAAGAAAACAGTAAAAGCAGGACAGAAAAATGCTTGGGATCATTACCAAAGAACGATTACAGATTTAATCAATTCAGTGTTGCCTTTAGTTGAAAATATTAAAGGACAAAATGCTGAAATTGAGAATTATATTAATCATTTCAATAAATTAGTTTCAAAAGCTAAAAAAGATGTTTTCCATTTAACGAGAAAAGCATTATTAGCAACAAGAGGAACAAATTCTGCGGAAAGAAACCAATTGATGCAGAAATACAACGAGATTTTTGAAGTTGAAAAAGACAATTATTCTTCTCATTTATACTCTCAGTCTCAATGGAAAGCTGAAAATGTAAAAGAAGTGAAGCCAGTTTTCTCTGAAAACTCAGAAGAGGTTGACGGAAGAGTAGTGGTAAGAAATAATTTCGATAAAATTTTCGAAAAATATCCTGAAACTTTAGTGTTTGGTGAAGATGCCGGAAATATCGGTGACGTAAATCAAGGGCTTGAAGGAATGCAGGAAAAATACGGTGAAGTTCGTGTTGCCGATACGGGAATCCGTGAAGCGACGATCCTGGGGCAAGGTATTGGTATGGCGATGAGAGGTTTAAGACCAATTGCCGAGATCCAGTATTTAGACTATATTTTGTATTGTTTACAAGGGATGAGCGACGATTTGGCGACGGTTCATTACAGAACAAAAGGTGGTCAGAAAGCTCCGGTAATCATCAGAACAAGAGGTCACAGACTGGAAGGAATCTGGCATTCAGGTTCTCCGATGGCGGGAATTTTGAACCTTTCAAAAGGTATTTTGGTATTGGTTCCAAGAAACTTAACGATTGCTGCAGGATTCTACAACACCATGCTTCAGGCAGACGAACCGGCTGTAATTGTTGAATGTTTAAACGGTTACAGATTAAAAGAAAAACAGCCTGATAATTTAGGTGAATTTACGATTCCTGTTGGAAAAATCGATGTTACAAAAGAAGGAAAAGATGTTACTTTGGTAACTTACGGTTCGACTTGGAGAATCGTTATGGAAGCTGCTAATGAATTGGAAAAATTAGGGATTTCTGCAGAAGTTATTGACGTTCAGTCATTAATTCCTTTCGATTTAACACACGAAATTGCTGAATCTGTGAAGAAAACAAACAGATTGGTCGTAATAGACGAAGATGTGGAAGGCGGAACTTCAGCGTTTATTCTTCAACAGATTTTAGAAAAACAAAAAGCTTTCAGATTCTTAGATTCTGATCCGTTAACGATTGCTGCAAACGACCACAGACCGGCGTATGCAAGTGACGGAGATTATTTCTCTAAGCCATCTTCAGATGATATGGTGGAAAGAATTTATGCTTTATTCAATGAAACAAATCCTCAGAAATATCCTGCGATATTTTAA
- a CDS encoding polyprenyl synthetase family protein encodes MANIVEEIKQPINEEMKLFEQKFYESMQSKVPLLDKVTRFIVTTKGKQMRPMFVFLCAKLIGNVNEKTYRGASMIELIHTATLVHDDVVDESFKRRNFFSINALWKNKIAVLVGDYLLSKSVLLSTDHKDYDLLGVISRTIREMSEGELLQLEKARKLDITEDVYYEIIRQKTATLIAACCEIGVLSNNADETLAKKMMDFGTYTGMAFQIKDDLFDYLSSNVIGKPVGIDIKEQKMTLPLIHTLKIANEKDKKYYFNTIKRYNNDQKRVKELINFVKSSGGLEYAITVMKDFQQKAKDILNEFPESEARKSLHLMLDYVIERKF; translated from the coding sequence TTGGCAAATATTGTAGAAGAAATCAAGCAACCGATTAATGAGGAAATGAAGCTTTTCGAACAAAAGTTTTATGAATCAATGCAGAGCAAAGTCCCTTTATTAGATAAGGTAACTCGTTTTATTGTTACCACTAAGGGAAAACAGATGCGCCCTATGTTTGTGTTTCTCTGTGCGAAGCTAATCGGAAATGTCAATGAAAAAACATATCGTGGAGCTTCCATGATCGAGCTGATCCATACCGCCACTTTGGTGCATGATGATGTGGTAGATGAAAGTTTTAAACGCCGTAATTTCTTTTCCATCAATGCGTTGTGGAAGAATAAAATTGCGGTTTTGGTAGGAGATTATCTTTTGTCGAAATCGGTTTTATTATCAACGGATCACAAAGATTACGATTTGTTGGGGGTTATTTCAAGAACCATCCGCGAAATGTCTGAAGGTGAGCTTCTTCAATTAGAAAAAGCGAGAAAACTGGACATTACGGAAGATGTTTATTATGAAATTATCCGCCAGAAAACAGCTACTTTAATTGCCGCTTGTTGCGAGATTGGAGTTTTATCTAATAATGCTGATGAAACATTAGCAAAAAAAATGATGGACTTCGGAACCTATACGGGGATGGCTTTCCAGATCAAAGATGACCTTTTTGATTACTTAAGTTCAAACGTTATCGGAAAACCTGTAGGAATTGATATTAAAGAGCAAAAAATGACCTTACCTTTAATTCATACGTTAAAAATTGCCAACGAAAAGGATAAAAAATACTATTTCAACACGATTAAGCGTTATAATAATGACCAAAAACGTGTGAAAGAGTTGATTAATTTCGTTAAAAGTTCTGGCGGTTTAGAGTATGCGATTACAGTAATGAAAGATTTTCAACAAAAAGCAAAAGATATTCTGAATGAATTTCCTGAATCTGAAGCGAGAAAATCGTTACATCTAATGCTGGATTACGTAATTGAGCGTAAATTTTAA